From the genome of Uranotaenia lowii strain MFRU-FL chromosome 1, ASM2978415v1, whole genome shotgun sequence, one region includes:
- the LOC129738169 gene encoding CLIP domain-containing serine protease B14-like: MILLRIVVLLIPMSAGFAEELDPCSNTPYDSSVMCIPLQNCSYIINNLNLKKSTQSKIIYLSENTCCYHPSLGTFVSCPTIDSDHPCDAEIMVDKIFGGESADIRQFPWVVLILHSSYESPICGGSLINSNHILSAAHCFDPPDPEQ; the protein is encoded by the exons ATGATTTTATTAAG GATTGTGGTGCTCTTGATACCGATGTCTGCAGGATTTGCCGAAGAGCTCGATCCGTGTAGCAACACTCCGTATGACTCCAGTGTAATGTGCATTCCTTTACAGAATTGCAGCTACATTATTAAtaacttgaatttgaaaaagagTACTCAATCCAAAATAATTTACCTAAGTGAAAATACTTGCTGCTATCATCCAAGTTTGGGCACATTT GTTTCCTGCCCAACCATTGACAGCGACCATCCGTGTGATGCGGAAATTATGGTTGATAAAATCTTCGGAGGTGAATCGGCTGACATCAGACAATTTCCTTGGGTAGTTTTAATCTTGCATTCAAGCTACGAGAGTCCGATATGCGGTGGATCCCTCATAAACTCTAATCACATTTTGTCGGCTGCTCATTGTTTCGACCCACCAGATCCTGAGCAGTA G
- the LOC129738167 gene encoding CLIP domain-containing serine protease B15-like, with the protein MNMLNISHILEYECNQNPYPRWNFFQPGGKLKVCCPTIDSVNPCHPQQESNTTFGGESLDIRDYPWVALIVYKDSRMPTCGGSLINSNHILSAAHCFDVKLLHRYEVRISERDWFKKSNCSEDGRICREIFEIKNIFIHENYTSASRYANIAVLRLENHVIHLGYIKPICLPSRKTFLDMNFSRVRLETVGWGETKNERYSQEVRRIELGFRSLELCKSVYHLEFLEDYSQFCAGVEHGTDSCVGDSGGSLMYRDGDHWVQLGLVSFRPDDCAQHGVPAVYTSVVYYAKWIVDTVLRE; encoded by the exons ATGAATATGCTGAACATAAGTCACATTCTTGAATATGAATGCAACCAAAATCCATATCCAAGGTGGAACTTTTTCCAACCTGGAGGGAAGTTAAAG GTTTGTTGCCCAACCATCGACAGCGTTAATCCGTGCCATCCGCAACAGGAATCTAATACTACTTTCGGAGGAGAGTCCCTAGACATCAGAGATTATCCCTGGGTAGCCTTAATCGTTTACAAAGACAGTAGGATGCCAACCTGTGGCGGATCGCTCATAAATTCGAATCATATTTTGTCAGCTGCCCATTGTTTCGATGTGAAGTTATTGCACCGATA TGAGGTTCGAATAAGTGAAAGGGACTGGTTCAAAAAAAGTAACTGCTCAGAGGATGGAAGAATTTGccgagaaatttttgaaattaaaaacattttcatacaTGAAAATTACACTAGTGCATCGAGATACGCAAATATCGCGGTATTGAGGCTCGAGAATCATGTCATTCACTTGGGATACATTAAGCCAATTTGTTTGCCATCCCGAAAAACTTTTCTGGATATGAACTTTAGTAGAGTGCGCCTCGAAACTGTTGGATGGGGTGAAACAAAAAATG AAAGATATAGTCAAGAAGTAAGAAGAATAGAGCTTGGATTCAGGTCGCTTGAATTGTGTAAAAGTGTGTATCACCTGGAATTTCTCGAAGATTACTCACAATTCTGTGCCGGAGTTGAACATGGAACGGATTCTTGTGTTGGTGATTCTGGTGGCTCGTTGATGTATCGTGATGGAGATCATTGGGTTCAGCTAGGTCTTGTTAGTTTTCGACCAGATGATTGTGCTCAACATGGTGTTCCTGCTGTTTATACAAGTGTTGTCTACTACGCCAAATGGATTGTAGATACTGTTCTGcgtgaataa